GCTTGCAGCTTAGAGATCGAAGCTGTACTAGCATATCAGTGGTTATGCATAGTACGTATGTGTACCTTATTCTAACTGATAATAAATAAACACTAATAATCTGATCCTGTAAGCTAGTGTCCAAGCCAATCATTCCCATCGGCTACCTCGAATCCGCTCGGCTCGGAAACATGACAAAAGCGTATGTTTAAGACGAGCAAAAGCCAATCACGAGGCAGAGATCCGAAGGAAGTTCAATAAACAAAACAGTGGGACACTACAACAGCAATTTAATCCAGAATAGACAGATTAATCATCGATCTATCTATCCCCATCTCGAGCAGTATCGCGGACGAATTAATTGTTTATCAATCTGATCATTCGCCTTCAGCTCTGTTCTGTCTCTCCCTTCTAGCTCTGCATGCAGCCTGCATCGTCGCCATGGCGTCTGGATATATATTAAAGGAGAAGCTATAGCGTTGTCTTGACATGAAAAAAGAATCGGATCAAATAGAGCAAGCGAGCTCGCGCTAGCTCGTCGGGACGTGATGGATATGCAGAGCCATTCCCCCACCTGAGGGAGCTGCAGCGCCGAGGACGACGatgctggccggccggccggccggccggctgccacACATGGGGTAAGCTGCGTGCAGGTGCCTCTCTGCAGTACACTGCAGCTACATACACCCTAGTGAGAGACAGCAAACTGTAGAGAAGGGTCAATGAGTCGTAGTCCTCAACGTTAACGATCGCGAGCTGCGTCGTGTCTTAAATATGGTGAATTTATGTTTCTTTTGGCAAACACATGATGAAGCCCTGGTAACCAGCAGTGTTCAGATTGATGCTGAACTGTTGCTCCTCTTCCCTGTATACTGTATTGGTGGCTTTTGTAACCTGAAGGTTCTGTGCTCTTTTCCCTTTGCTGATAATGCATGCTAAAGCTCATGTTTTTTCCAGTCATGAAAGATTTGATTGTGATCAGAACCGGCTTTAAGTTTTTTGCAGTGTTTGTTAGCACATGGTCAGAGAGTTGTGGTAGAAATTTTGTACTTTTGTGTAATTAAGCGTCATGCATATAGTTTTTGTCGGCAGGTAGTTCCATGAttcaataaaaatgaaaatgcatGCTTAAATTCAAGTGCTTGTTTTTAGTACCTTTTATCAGCAAGTGACTGATGAGGGCGTGTAATAACGTGCTTACACAAGCATGAAATCCAATAATCACATTGTTTTATACAGGAAATTGATTGGATGAAATTACTTAATAATTACTACTACTGCACTACAGTATGAAAACCTAAATGCCCTATTGTACTCCAATCTTCCACTCTTTTCTAGTACTCCTGTGAGCCAACGGAACTAATGCAAGTTGCGAATTAAGCTTAGCTCAGCTGATTAGATTCCTTGTGACGATAAAGCATGTCCATCAAGTTCAAGCTTTAAATTTGACGTATGTACTCAAATTTACGGCTAATTACTCTTTGAGTTGTGGCCTTGTGGGTGACGTATTCATTGATAGTGAGACATGTGGTAACGctatcaatctcaagatatacatGACTAGTCTTCAATGGTAAGGTGTGTGCGCCGCTCATGCCTATACTAtgttttgaaaggaaaaaaaaagcaagccaCACCcacattttttcttaaaaaaaaagggaaatgagCTCAAACGTCGTTTCACGATAGAGCACCTCCCATCATTAATAGGTTCGTATTTGAATgaaattaatggttaaagttatacATTGCAGACGgtgcaaaaaaattatataccttATATTTTAGGTATTGATGTCGTATTTGCATCGAATATTTTGATTTGATAATTCCAATAACACAGAAATAAGAATAAATAAatggaaaatatatatttttttgcacAGCATATGTGGCATGCCCTCCAAGCAAATGTACCccttttctattttaaaaaataaactatggtCTTTAGCacgcacatatatatttatattgcacATAAATATATtcctttatatataaaaaggttATTTATATTGCACGTTGTATTTTAGTTAGTGCACtctcatatatatacacactacctccatttcatattatttcatattataaattattttgaagtttgaccaaatttataaaaaatctaagaaacataattaatttcattaaaactaacattttatataatttaataaaatgcTTGTTCTatgttaaaaatgtttttatttttttagaaactttatcaaacttaaaaatattatgacttaaaaataagtcaaaacgacttataatataaaacggaggaagtatctaaTATATGTACTCTCTTCCAAAAACCTCTTTTATTTGGAACCCAGCCGTAGCCGGACCCAGAGTATATCCATGCTGCAATTGCAACGTTTTTGCGAAGCCACCGGTTTTAGGACAGGGAAGAAGACCCAATAAAACACCTACCAACTCCGGccatcccccctccctcccccacaCACCCCCTACATGATACAATCCTAAAAGAAAGCTGCTAAAACCTAAAGCTGGTAGAAAGctgcctcccctctcctctcctctcctctctcatctccCCCCTTTGGTGTTGTCTGTGTAGCAGcaaagccaaaaaaaacaacACTGCTCCAAACACCTTtgctcctcatcctcctcctcctccctctcgatTCCTAGCTGTACTCACTcactgcatctcctcctccccttttcgTTTGTTTATTCTCTTCTCCGGCTTCCTCGAGCTCGCCTTAGCTAGAAGCCTGTGGCCCCGTGATCTCTCACTGTTGTGgcttatatagagatagataTCCGGCTCGGTTCCATTGATCCGTTCTTGTGGAGTTGTGTGATCAGAGCTGGAGAGATTGGCTAggttggaggaggaaggggaattCTTGGTTGTAAGGGAAGAGGTGGGAGTGGTCACCGGCGGtgcgcgcgcggaggcggacaTCATGCTGAGTTCTTGCGCGCCGACGGCCGTGCCGCCGCAGGATGTGTCCGGTGCGGCGACGGAGCCGTTCCGGTCGCTGCAGATCGccaccgccggtgccgccgcgaagaagaagcggcggccaGCCGGGACACCTGGTAAGTGGAGCTCTATACACACATCCAATTACACCGGCTACGTACGCGCGTTCTTGCGCCGGTCGGTGTTTGTCTTGAGGAGGTAGCTAACGAGCACATCTGTGGGCAATGGcgcgcgtcgccggccggcgggaGCAGACCCGGACGCGGAGGTGGTGTCGCTGTCGCCGAGGACGCTGCTGGAGTCTGACCGGTACGTGTGCGAGATCTGCAACCAGGGGTTCCAGCGCGACCAGAACCTGCAGatgcaccggcggcggcacaaGGTGCCGTGGAAGCTGCTGAagcgggaggccggcgaggcggcgcggaaGCGGGTGTTCGTGTGCCCGGAGCCGACGTGCCTCCACCACGACCCCTCCCACGCGCTCGGCGACCTCGTCGGCATCAAGAAGCACTTCCGCCGCAAGCACAGCGGCCACCGCCAGTGGGCGTGCTCCCGCTGCTCCAAGGCCTACGCCGTCCACTCCGACTACAAGGCTCACCTCAAGACCTGCGGCACCCGCGGCCACACCTGCGACTGCGGCCGCGTCTTCTCCAGGtacggccaccgccaccgccgccgccgcatctccatGCATCCATTAATCTCATATTCTCACATTAACATGCCAATTACATATCGCTCCAAATCTTTTACACACCTAGATAGTACTATACAATCTTCTCCTTTGCAATAATCTTTGTCAAATGCGGGCGAGAAAGGCGTGATGATTTTTTTCTGGAGAATTTTTGCGGGGTCGCTTTGCCATTGTAGGCCTCATCAGCAACACCCTTTATGAGCAGTAGCATATCTAATATTCATTCATGCCATCCTCTGGTACGAGTATTTACTCCCAGGAGGGGAGTAGTATTGTGGCATCAacaggaaagagagagagaggtagctAGCCTAGCTGAGAGATGTGGCAATGTAGCGCGAGCTCTGCAGGCACAATTCCCGATGACGCCCTGGCTATCAATCGATGTGTGTGGCTGTGGCCTGGCCGTCCGTGTGGGCGTAGCGTATACATCATACATATACTACGGCACTGGCCATTGCTTTGATGTTAGCTTGGCTTGTGTTTTGCCTTTGCAGGGGCTCCATTTAATGCAATGCCACGGCCACGAAACCCAGGCTATGCTATTGCTAGCAGCTGGTTGCAGGGCCCAAAATTTCACGCCTGACAAAACCCCCCTGATCGCCTCCTTGGCTTCTTCTCCGTCCGCCTCAGTATCTCACCCATGCGCATAGAATACTAGTGTAATCCAAAGCTAAGCTATAGCTAGAGACTTTTCTTTCTGGCTGTTTATGTTGCCGGTTATTAGTACCACCTCGCTTGTTTGGTGCCGCGTGGGGGTTGTTTATGAGTGGCGCTAACGAGATGCGGCGTGTGGATGTGATGCGCAGGGTGGAGAGCTTCATCGAGCACCAGGACGCGTGCAGCGCCGGCAGGCCACGCGCCGCCGAGGCGTCATCGTCCCcgggacgcggcggtggcgtcgtggttggtgcgccggcggcggcatcgtcgtctcagcagcagcagcagcagcagcttttTGCGGTGCCGGCTTCGTTGTCGCGGACGGCGTCCAGCGCCAGCCCGTCGAGCGACCTGGTGGTGAGCCCGGTGGCCTGGCCTGctactggtggtggtggtccggCAATGGCGAGTCCCCGTGCTGCGGCGCCGGCTCCTGCTGGCGGTAGCATCGCGGCGTTCCACCACCGGTTCACTGACCCGGCGCTGTCGCCACCGACGCCGTGtggtggccggcgaggaggatgcCACACTACCCACAGCCTGGAGCTGCAGCTCATGCCAccgcgcaccaccaccacctgcgcAGGCGGCAGCCTCGGTGGTACTCCAGTTGCCACCGCCGTTGGGTACTACGCTTCCTCTTCGCCGCATtcgcctgctgctgctcttcCGTCGCGGCAGCCGGTCGCCGACGCAATGCGGCTGCAGCTCTCGATCGGGTTCGGCGGCGCACGCGATGATggcaacaacaacagcagcagcagcagcggcgaggTGTTGTCGGCCTCGGCGACGAGGCTGAAGGAGGCCGCCCACGAGCAGCTGCGTCTGGCGATGGCCGAGAAGGCGGCCGCGGACGAGGCGCGCGCGCAGGCGAAGCGGCAGGCGGAGCTCGCCGACCAGGAGCTGGCGACCGCGCGGCGGATGCGGCACCAGGCGCAGGTGGAGCTCAGCCGCGCGCACGCGCTCCGCGACCACGCCATACGCCAGGTCGACGCCACGCAGCTGCAGATCACCTGCTACAGCTGCCGCCACAAGTTCCGGGCGAGAGCGGCCGCCATGATCAGCTCCGACGTCGCCAGCTACGTCTCGTCCGTCGTCACcgagggcggcgacgccgaggtcGACAACGACGGCAActtgcaccgccgccgcctcaacgcTGACGATGGCATGCCAAGGAGCCATTCTAGGACGATGGCAATGGACCTCAACTAGCTCGCAAAAATCACTGGAAGAAAaaacactcttttttttttcttttcttttgtgccAGATTGCTCTCCTTTTGTTTTACCAATGAGCTAGCTGGTGGTGGTATGTGCTCATGTGCATGCACCATGCAATGGCGATGTATTGTAATTAGATGCAGTGATGAGATCACTAGCTCCAGTGCCTAGTGGTTGTGTTCTCTCGCATGGCAGATTGGCTGGGCAGGAAAAAGCTAAAAGGGGTCTACTACTACGCTAATTGCGACGTGCATGGAATCTTTCGTTTGTTTGCTTGCTGTTGGATTTTCTCACATTAACATTTTGTTCGCTCGATCAGGAGCATTTCTCTGCAGCATGGAGAAACCGAGAAAGCATGTTTTGTCAGTAAGCTCAGCTGATAAAAGCACGCCTGCATTCATAGGTACTAGTATTTCATATCAATAAACAGAGAGTATATATAGTTAGAGTCGGGAGCACCGAATTGAAGGGAAGACAAGGTGACAATATTGCTTTGACATGTTACAGTGATGAGTAGCCAAAATGGCTGCAACCCGGAACGGTTTTATGTTACTGGGGGCCGGGCATGCATTAGCCAGCCATAGTGGAAGAATCTAAGGGGACAGTGAAACTGGTGGGCACCGAGGAGATTGGGGATGAGGAAAGGGGAAGGGGTCGCTCACAAGAGATAAAATTTCAAAACCCCAAGCtcactgctgctgctcagcAATGGCACTAGTAGTCCAAAACAGCACGCACACACACGACCCCTTCCTGCTTCATCACAcacccctctctctccgaaCAGAAATGATGATATGTTTCTGTAGATAATAATGGGCAAGGAAACAGAAGTGGACGCATGGTTTTCAGTGCCACAGCTCGCCCACTCACTTTCGCGGTCGTCcgcttctctctctccatttgtCTGTCTTGCTCTGTACCGTCTCATAGCACTGAAAGATATGCAGAAAGTATTACTGCCCGTGTCTGTGGCTGCATGTGtgtgtgggagagagagagagagaggaagaggggttACTACAGTACTCTACTGGTACTACTAGTACAACAAGGGATTGAATTGATCTGGTGAAATGAATTGAGTAAAGACTTTTTCATGAATGCATGCGATTTCTTTTGTACAAAATGatagtactagctagtagcAGCAAGAGCCCTATGTGTGctgggggaaggggaggatgatgaggatttGATGAACGCATGAGAGGATGTTTGTGTGGGGATGTTTCACGTGATGTCCACTGAACAACTGCACTGACCAATATGCTTTATACACATTACTATATCGGCTGCTACGTTGTAAAGCTCAAGATCACATTCTAATACCGATCTAAACGTTCTAATTTAATCTGGCAAATTGTTACGCTGGTATTTAACTTGGCCCAGTTTCAGCGTATCGACTAAGCAAGCTTATGTCGAAAAGGttgaatttaaaatagttaactGGGGAAGGGTGAGACAAATTAAGTGAGAGAAAGTGATATGACATAAACTGAGAAGAAGCTAGGTCGCGAGCGCATCCAATCGTATGTAACTAATTAGGCTTTCAAAGAAAACAGGAGGTAATGCATTAATCTAAATATTTTAAGATCACATCAATTCTCACTTCACAAGCAAGTTGAAATTAACTATCAACATCTTGTTAGCAAGAAggtagctagcttaattagccaTTAGCTAGGGAGGCCAACGAGCAAGGTTAGATGATATCATTTCGCCTGACAGTTTTCAGCGAAACGCATTGCCATATCAGTTTGATCAGAAACCCCAACTGATGCAGTGCATCACGTCGTCATCGTTGTCCTTCCTCTCCCAGGAGCAACGCCGTCTCGATCCATCGGTTCTTCCTTTTCACACGGTCGCTGGCGTTCGACCTAACTCTGCAGCGTCGACGTCCAGTCGGTGCCAGGAGAGCACAGAACATTTAGGTCGgtcaaggaggaagaggaggaagaaccgaaGAGATGAGGCTTTGGATCCTTTTCATCAGTAGTGTTATCTGTTGGTCCATGCATGCATCGTGTCTCAGATACTTAAATTTTTTCCTTGTTGAGAAATGCTCTGGCCGGCTAGCTGGTCCTTTGCAGCTGGGAGATCGATAGCTTGTCAGGTGATTCAGGTCATGAGTTGCTTTCACTCAATTTGGAAATCCACGCTTTGCCAATTCTCCGCTGGGTTTCAGCTAGCAGCTGGTATCCGGCTGGGTGTGTGTCCTAAGTTCTGATATACGAGGATGAATTATGGATGAACGTAGGTTTATGACAATTGTTCGAGGGCataaacaaaaatttaaatattagaaaGTTGAAAAGTTGGTTCAGAGAAGTTGTCTCGAATGCTGATGAAGAAATGCTTTTTGTTTAGGAGCTTGGGAGACATGCCCGATAGGGTAAGAGGGAAAGAACGCGCCTTGTTTTACTACTGGAACAAAGTAGTATTCCAgtacatttttttattgattcAAGTATACGCATTTCTTGGCATAGTGCTTCATGAATTCTAGAGGTTTGTTTTTCGAATAAGACATTCTAAAGGTTTAAAGCTTGTGATGCTACGTACACACAGCTGGTAGCGCAAACGAATCTTTCTTAATTTCTTCCTGGCTATCGCCTTTATTATGAACATTGAACAAGAGAGGAGCACTTACTGAACAATTGAATCAAACATTGCATTAGTATCTtagattgggaaaaaaaattccttctCTAATTTCTTGCTTCACTTTATTTTCACTAAAGCAGGCCCTAGACTACTTATGAACAGGTCCAAATCAAATGGCATAACATAATTAAGGAAGTTGAAGGGTGTTAATCCTTCTGTACGTACTCTCTTTAGCTCTCAATAAAACGGCATGCAGTGTCTTACGTAATGCTGTCCACAAATTAAGATCTATAATCCATGGCAACTGTTTGGTTTTGAAAATAATCATAGCAGGCAAGGATGGAATCATGGAATACGAACCTGAAAAGGCTTTGGCTGTTGAAGGCGCCGTAGCAGC
The Oryza glaberrima chromosome 8, OglaRS2, whole genome shotgun sequence DNA segment above includes these coding regions:
- the LOC127781267 gene encoding zinc finger protein SHOOT GRAVITROPISM 5-like, with the protein product MLSSCAPTAVPPQDVSGAATEPFRSLQIATAGAAAKKKRRPAGTPDPDAEVVSLSPRTLLESDRYVCEICNQGFQRDQNLQMHRRRHKVPWKLLKREAGEAARKRVFVCPEPTCLHHDPSHALGDLVGIKKHFRRKHSGHRQWACSRCSKAYAVHSDYKAHLKTCGTRGHTCDCGRVFSRVESFIEHQDACSAGRPRAAEASSSPGRGGGVVVGAPAAASSSQQQQQQQLFAVPASLSRTASSASPSSDLVVSPVAWPATGGGGPAMASPRAAAPAPAGGSIAAFHHRFTDPALSPPTPCGGRRGGCHTTHSLELQLMPPRTTTTCAGGSLGGTPVATAVGYYASSSPHSPAAALPSRQPVADAMRLQLSIGFGGARDDGNNNSSSSSGEVLSASATRLKEAAHEQLRLAMAEKAAADEARAQAKRQAELADQELATARRMRHQAQVELSRAHALRDHAIRQVDATQLQITCYSCRHKFRARAAAMISSDVASYVSSVVTEGGDAEVDNDGNLHRRRLNADDGMPRSHSRTMAMDLN